The genomic DNA TGCCGAAGACGATCCCCCACAAGCACAGGCGACGGTTGATCGCGGCAACCGCCTCGGTGTTCTTCGCCCCCAGCTCGAGGCCGATCATCGCCTGGCCCGCGATGGCCAAGGAATCGAGGGCGAGCGCAAGGGCGAAGAAGATGCTCTGAGCGACCTGGATCGCGGCGAGGTCCGTCGTGCCCATTGCGGTGGCCAGGAAGACGAGGAGGATGAGGGCCGCGCGCAGCGAGGCGTTGCGCACCAACAGCCATCCGGAGGTCTTCGCCGAGGTGAACACGCCTGTCCAGTCAGGGCGGATGCTGGCGTGGAGGCGACGCGCCGCGCGGATGGAGATGGTGAGGTAGACCGCGCACATTCCGGCCTGCGCGATGACCGTGCCCATCGCCGATCCCGCGACTCCCATGTCGAGGCCGTAGATGAAGATGGCATTGAGGCCGATATTGGCGATGCAGCCGGCGGCGGCGACGACCAGCGGGGTCTTCGTGTCCTGGAGTCCGCGCAGCAGTCCGGTGGCCGCGATGACCATGAGCATGAATGGCAAGCCCCACCATGAGATCGCCAGATAGGAGTGTGCTCCCGCGGTGATGGTCGGATCCGGGCCGAACGCTTCGACCGCCGTATTCAGAAGGGGCAGTCCGATGATAATGAGCAGGACGGAGGTTCCCAGTGCCAGCCAGATTCCGTCGAATCCGGCCGT from Brevibacterium sp. JSBI002 includes the following:
- a CDS encoding MATE family efflux transporter, with product MAAIDKDILRLALPALGALIAEPIFLLTDTAMVGHLGAGALGSLAIASTILQTVLGLMIFLAYATTPRVAKRMGSGDRPGAITAGFDGIWLALGTSVLLIIIGLPLLNTAVEAFGPDPTITAGAHSYLAISWWGLPFMLMVIAATGLLRGLQDTKTPLVVAAAGCIANIGLNAIFIYGLDMGVAGSAMGTVIAQAGMCAVYLTISIRAARRLHASIRPDWTGVFTSAKTSGWLLVRNASLRAALILLVFLATAMGTTDLAAIQVAQSIFFALALALDSLAIAGQAMIGLELGAKNTEAVAAINRRLCLWGIVFGIVVGVVLFAGSGIIPRAFASDPAVVTALAALLPVLALSMPIAGYVFVLDGVLMGAEDAKYLALAQLVAVIGYAILLIPIINIWPGAPGLWAGFCIGFVGFRALTLGWRVRNRAWIERAVEKGIS